A stretch of DNA from Noviherbaspirillum sedimenti:
ATCGTCTACGACCAGGAACTGCCGGTTGCGGTCGGCGATTATCTGGGCCGGCTGTTCACCCGCATCGACGCCTGGCGCGCCGCGCGCCATGACAAGGCGCCGATCACGATCCTGTTCGAGCCGGGCCGCTCGATTGTCGGCAATGCCGGCATTCTGCTCACCGAGGTGCAATACCTCAAACATGGCGACGCCAAGAATTTCGCCATCGTCGACGCCGCCATGAATGACCTGATGCGCCCGGCCATGTACGAAGCCTGGCACGGCGTGCAGGCGGTGCGCCAACGCGACGGCAGCGCCAGCACCTATGACGTGGTCGGGCCGGTATGCGAATCGGGCGACTGGCTGGCGCGCGAACGCGCGCTGAATATCGCGCAAGGCGACCTGCTGGCGATCCTGTCGGCAGGGGCCTATGGCATGACCATGTCGTCCAACTACAACACCCGCGGCCGCGCCGCCGAAGTTATCGTCGATGGCGCGGCGATGCACCTGGTGCGCCCGCGCGAACTGCCGGAACAATTGTTCGCGCAAGAAAAGCTGCTGGCGTAAGGCTGGCGCAAGAGCACCCCTGCTCATCGCGGCGCGGCACGCAATGGCGGCGTCTTGTTGCGCAGGAAGCGCCAGTACAGCCGCGCCCCGAGCAGGATGGCGACGATGACGCCAAACAGGATCGGTTCGGCGAAATCATGCTTGCCCGCCTTCATCCACCAGAAATGCAGGATGCCGAGCGGGGCAATCACATAAATCAGCCGGTGCAGCCATTGCCAGCGCTTGCCGCCCAGGCGCCGGACCATCGCATTGGTGCTGGTAGCCGCCAACGGAATCAACAGGACAAAGGCAGTGAAACCGACGGCGATGAACGGCCGCTTGAGGACATCGCGCCACATTTCGCCGAT
This window harbors:
- a CDS encoding sulfite oxidase heme-binding subunit YedZ gives rise to the protein MFHPAPRQLQVIKAAVFVAALLPLARLVWFGFADRLSANPIEFITRSTGDWTLYFLCLTLAVTPLRRLLQWPWLIKLRRMLGLFCFFYAVLHFTTFLWFDHFFDIGEMWRDVLKRPFIAVGFTAFVLLIPLAATSTNAMVRRLGGKRWQWLHRLIYVIAPLGILHFWWMKAGKHDFAEPILFGVIVAILLGARLYWRFLRNKTPPLRAAPR